One genomic segment of Desulfocapsa sulfexigens DSM 10523 includes these proteins:
- a CDS encoding ABC transporter ATP-binding protein/permease, which translates to MKKTAKKNSVRITERSLFYWILRRHRSTQLLLLLIIVVSLFFKVFPLEMQKRIINEAIYLKEIQLLYLYCGLYIGAVTVAGLLKYGINILQVYIGQKILVEMREELYRHVLQLPLQFYRKMQPGTVISAMTAELNAIGFFLGGALAIPITSVLTFVVFIGFMFNLNKWLALLSMAIYPFELIVLPYLQKKYNTLNTERVKTTRSMANVVNEAISGIHEIHGNTSYQLEGKKLSSYIAELYRLVKKLFIVKYGIKFANNFFQSLGPFVLFLVGGYMAIHGQFTLGALVAFLSAYEKVYDPWKELIEYYQSYQDALIRYRQIMQIFDFEPPHLMLLPGRDPLALQGQISLKNVTYTVPSGVRLLENINLEIKPNEQIALVGYSGSGKSTLALLIAQLYDPSQGRIDFDKNSLEDLSKMDVGHNVAMIAQQPFIFSGTILDNLLYGVQAISGQKEMPEKLVILSVIKNVGLQEDIIRFGLQAVLSIEECRPFRDKFLRMRQIIQTTLRDDFESAIEFYDVDKFLYYSSIRDNIIFGDSLSGEFTVERLPGHLRFVGVLNELKLEKPLLTLGFAIATQTVNLLANFQDDEFFFRDNPMEVSEFPVYSKLLGRLKSPQPKDEEARRLLLILALRFIPKKHSIISLPSAMEQKILQARHRFQETVVGVDIDHCKKHDACTPCSVIQKSTEKTGFIPFCPSEYLYTRTLLENILFGAVKSEDVLDEYLRKIAAEAFKDEKLLDEVMHIGLQFEVGSKGDRLSGGQKQKLAIARAFLKDAPILIMDEATASLDNTSQAGIQGLLENEFKGKKTVVAVIHRLDLTPAYDRIIVLKAGRIVEQGTYDELMACKGDFYELTRAES; encoded by the coding sequence ATGAAAAAAACGGCAAAAAAAAACAGTGTTCGCATTACGGAACGCTCTCTTTTTTACTGGATACTCCGGCGACATCGATCTACCCAACTGTTATTATTGTTAATTATTGTTGTCAGTCTGTTTTTTAAAGTATTTCCCCTCGAGATGCAGAAGCGTATTATCAATGAGGCCATTTACTTAAAAGAAATCCAGTTGTTGTATCTCTACTGTGGCCTTTATATTGGGGCAGTTACAGTTGCAGGGTTGCTTAAATATGGGATTAACATTCTTCAGGTATACATAGGCCAGAAAATTCTGGTGGAGATGCGTGAGGAGCTCTATCGTCATGTTTTGCAACTCCCCCTGCAGTTTTACCGAAAAATGCAACCAGGTACTGTTATTTCCGCAATGACAGCAGAGCTTAACGCCATCGGGTTCTTTCTTGGCGGCGCACTTGCCATCCCCATCACAAGTGTTTTAACCTTTGTTGTTTTTATCGGGTTTATGTTTAACCTGAATAAATGGCTTGCACTGTTGAGTATGGCGATTTATCCCTTTGAGCTTATTGTTCTCCCCTATCTGCAAAAAAAATATAACACTCTCAATACGGAGCGTGTGAAAACCACCCGATCAATGGCGAATGTGGTAAACGAAGCCATCTCCGGAATTCATGAAATTCATGGAAACACCAGTTACCAATTGGAGGGAAAAAAGCTATCCTCCTATATTGCTGAATTATATCGACTGGTAAAGAAATTATTTATTGTAAAATATGGTATCAAGTTCGCCAATAATTTTTTCCAGTCACTGGGGCCATTTGTTCTTTTTCTCGTAGGTGGATACATGGCCATTCATGGACAATTCACCCTCGGTGCTCTGGTCGCTTTTCTCTCGGCCTATGAAAAGGTATATGACCCCTGGAAGGAGCTCATTGAGTATTACCAGAGTTATCAGGATGCGCTGATCCGTTATCGTCAGATTATGCAGATTTTTGACTTTGAGCCACCTCATCTTATGCTGTTACCGGGGCGTGATCCTTTGGCACTGCAGGGTCAAATCAGCTTAAAGAATGTGACATATACTGTGCCTAGTGGAGTAAGGCTCCTTGAAAATATAAACCTTGAGATCAAGCCCAATGAGCAGATAGCTTTGGTTGGGTATTCGGGGTCGGGGAAGTCGACTCTTGCCTTGCTCATTGCACAACTGTATGACCCCAGCCAGGGGCGTATCGATTTTGATAAGAATTCACTTGAAGATCTCTCCAAAATGGATGTCGGCCATAATGTGGCAATGATAGCTCAGCAACCTTTTATCTTTTCCGGTACTATTCTCGACAATCTGCTTTATGGCGTTCAGGCAATTTCAGGCCAAAAGGAAATGCCCGAAAAATTGGTAATTCTTTCAGTAATCAAGAATGTTGGCCTTCAGGAAGACATTATCCGTTTTGGCCTTCAGGCAGTTCTCTCGATTGAGGAATGCCGTCCCTTCAGAGACAAATTTCTCCGTATGCGACAGATTATCCAGACGACTTTACGGGATGACTTTGAGTCTGCCATAGAATTTTATGATGTTGATAAATTTCTGTATTATTCAAGTATTCGGGACAATATCATTTTTGGTGACAGTTTGAGTGGTGAATTTACCGTTGAACGTTTACCGGGACATCTTCGCTTTGTCGGAGTACTTAATGAACTGAAGCTTGAGAAACCTCTTTTGACTCTGGGGTTTGCTATTGCCACCCAGACCGTTAATTTGTTGGCTAATTTTCAAGATGACGAGTTTTTCTTCCGGGATAATCCTATGGAGGTAAGTGAATTTCCAGTTTACAGTAAATTGCTTGGCCGTTTAAAAAGCCCACAGCCAAAAGATGAAGAGGCCCGTAGATTGTTGCTTATCCTGGCTCTTCGGTTTATTCCTAAGAAACATTCCATTATTTCGCTTCCTTCGGCTATGGAACAGAAAATTCTTCAGGCACGGCATCGTTTTCAAGAGACGGTTGTCGGTGTTGATATAGATCATTGTAAAAAACATGATGCCTGTACTCCGTGTAGTGTAATTCAAAAAAGTACTGAAAAAACTGGATTTATTCCATTTTGTCCCAGTGAGTATTTATATACTCGTACGCTCCTTGAAAATATTCTGTTTGGTGCCGTTAAATCTGAAGATGTTCTGGATGAGTATCTTCGGAAAATTGCTGCCGAAGCGTTTAAGGATGAAAAACTTCTCGACGAGGTTATGCATATCGGGCTTCAATTTGAAGTCGGAAGTAAAGGTGACCGATTGTCTGGAGGACAGAAGCAAAAACTTGCCATCGCCAGGGCATTTTTAAAGGACGCCCCGATTCTCATCATGGATGAGGCAACGGCGAGCCTCGACAATACTTCCCAGGCCGGTATTCAGGGTTTGCTGGAAAATGAATTCAAGGGTAAAAAAACCGTTGTTGCCGTGATCCATCGTCTGGATTTGACCCCGGCATATGATCGTATTATTGTATTGAAGGCTGGAAGGATAGTTGAACAGGGCACATATGATGAATTGATGGCATGCAAAGGAGATTTTTATGAACTCACTCGGGCAGAATCCTGA
- a CDS encoding cyclic nucleotide-binding domain-containing protein, giving the protein MNSLGQNPDPPVINQLTCTQEFLNRCPLFSGAPAGVVGLFAYLAKREEYLKGQDILTQGKHCDRLFLILSGKVDIFQNHSGRRFHLQLLCEDSINYFGELALLAEFDWFFSARAWTDVKLLTISREAFSKVMERYPGSYQSMVQKIINLRINRFVDQQQYLMDHISSDAWREDPSQEIFS; this is encoded by the coding sequence ATGAACTCACTCGGGCAGAATCCTGATCCACCCGTGATCAATCAACTCACTTGTACCCAGGAATTCTTGAACAGATGCCCTCTTTTTTCCGGGGCACCAGCTGGTGTCGTGGGGCTTTTTGCTTACCTTGCCAAAAGGGAGGAATATCTGAAGGGCCAGGACATATTGACTCAGGGGAAGCATTGTGACCGGCTTTTTCTCATACTTTCAGGTAAGGTTGATATTTTCCAGAATCATTCTGGGCGACGTTTTCATTTACAGCTTCTTTGCGAAGATTCTATCAATTATTTTGGAGAACTTGCTCTTCTCGCTGAGTTTGACTGGTTTTTTTCTGCACGTGCCTGGACCGATGTGAAGCTGCTCACCATCAGTCGTGAAGCTTTCAGTAAAGTCATGGAGCGATACCCCGGATCCTACCAGAGCATGGTCCAGAAAATTATCAATCTCCGCATCAATCGTTTTGTTGACCAGCAACAGTATCTGATGGATCATATCTCTTCCGATGCCTGGCGGGAAGATCCGTCTCAAGAAATTTTTTCATAG
- a CDS encoding tetratricopeptide repeat protein has protein sequence MPVYSLYFALFWVLFTVSPVLAGNSQHIIEQISHDLEQTTDLQAKSSLHIYRARQYAKINKFELALEDYNDALELTHKGWIHLERSHLLLAAGKYELAYEDANAAKEEVPTLTREADKVIEKAVAEVRRQYEAENPISIVMDSKVNPYRKTRFDLMKKQGVGMFAASSQRRANSAAGKHKAVTRQTTSKCAPKARS, from the coding sequence ATGCCTGTATATTCTCTCTATTTTGCTCTGTTTTGGGTCCTGTTTACTGTTTCCCCGGTTCTTGCAGGAAATTCACAACATATTATTGAACAGATCAGTCACGACCTGGAGCAGACCACTGACCTGCAGGCAAAAAGCAGTTTACACATCTACCGGGCCAGACAATATGCCAAAATTAACAAATTTGAACTGGCCCTGGAGGATTATAATGATGCCCTGGAACTTACTCATAAGGGCTGGATTCATCTGGAGCGCAGTCATCTACTTCTTGCAGCGGGGAAATATGAATTAGCCTACGAAGATGCAAATGCGGCCAAGGAGGAGGTTCCGACGCTCACCAGGGAGGCTGATAAAGTTATTGAAAAGGCCGTGGCAGAAGTGAGGAGACAATATGAGGCAGAAAATCCCATTTCTATTGTAATGGACAGCAAGGTGAACCCATACAGAAAAACCCGTTTTGACCTGATGAAGAAACAGGGAGTGGGGATGTTTGCTGCCAGTTCTCAAAGAAGAGCCAATAGTGCTGCTGGAAAACATAAAGCTGTAACCAGACAGACAACGTCAAAGTGTGCTCCAAAAGCAAGGAGCTGA